CTATCCTGCACAGGAAGAGTTTATTCCGAGTAGTCAGGATGAGCAGAGGGATAAGAATGAAAAAGCTGAGGTCATGGAGGCATATACAGGGCAGGAAAGTTTCGATGGATATCTTAAGCGGCATAAAGACATTATCGATTCTGCACGAGCATCAGCATTATCCTGGCAGGAATTTCAAAACATTCTTCAGGACGAGTTAAATATCACCATCAAAGAACGCGGACGCGGGGCTGTTGTTGCCGATTTGGGAACAAGAGGAAAGAGTCAACCTCATGCGAAATTGAGCTGCTTAGGGCGAGAGTATTCCAGGGCCAGATTGGAGGCTGATTTTGGGAAGCTGGAGAGACTGAACGAAGGGCGGAAGAGTACCCCTAAAAAGGGGTACGAGAGCAAGCCCCTTCATCGTGATCCGGAGCGAGGGAAATTGTATCAAGAGTACCAACTAGGCATTAAAAAGCGGAAAAAAATGTTTGAACAGCAGAAGGAGCAAAGAAAGCAAGAAGCAAGTGAACAGAGGCTTAAATGGAAAATAAAAATTAAAAAGTACCGGATCGATAGTACGCTGAACTGGAAAGAAAAAAGGTACTTAGTCAACGCAATCAAGGCAGAGCAGCTCCGCCACGAAGAATTGCTCAAGAAAAAGTATGCGAACCGGCGCGCCAAAATCAAAGAGGAAATCCCATATGGGAACTGGAATGAGTTTTTACGGCAAAAAGCAGAGGCCGGTAACATGGAGGCATTAGCTGTCCTTCAATCCTCAAAGACGAAAGAGAAGGCAGCCCATAACGAGCGCCCAGTAGATAATCTTTTGGAAGGAATGACTTATACAGTCGATAACGAAGGTAACATAACCTATAAGCTTAAGAATGGTGGTGTAGTACGAGATTGTCGTAAGGACATTTATGCGAGCAGCGATGTAGAAGCTAAGAGATTTGCAGAGGAGTTGAAGAATAGAAGGTTTACTCGGAAGCATATGCGTTAATTTAAGCCTTATAAGTGTGAGAATGATACGGAGATAATGTTTGTATGTCGTGTGTAATATATTGAAAAGTAATGTTTAATTTATTAAGTGTAGTCCCTTTGAATTTATATCGAATTACTGAAGAGAGGGGATGTGTTAAGTTCTGAGGGGTTTCCATACTCAAATCTCTATAAAGCTATAAAAATGATTGTGCCTGGGTATAAATATTTGAAAATGGCTAGAGAATTAGTTGAGATAGGTAATAGTAGCCAATGCAACAAGCTCAGTCATGAATTGAAAAAAGTACTTTGTACTTTGTCAGGAAACGATAAGGTTCCTGTTCTCCGGATGATGTATCGGCTTGGATTGACAGACTTTATCCGAAATAAAGAGAGTTTTTTTGATGAATTACAAAAAGAAGACAATTTGGTTTTGCTAACCGAAGTGTGTTCTCAGTATATTAAAACAAGTAATTGGCTTGAATGTAAAAAGAAGAGTGCGCACTGTTTAAACAAGATTGTAAGTAATTGTGAGAATGAATTAGGAGATAGAAAGGACGAAATATATATTGCTCTTGAACACTTGGTTCCCTTACTTTGTTTTGTTGTTTTTCTGCCTATAACAAATGTTGAGAGAGTTACATTAAGTGGATTGGAACAGATACAAGATAAAGTAGATTCTTTTGAGTCTTCAATTAAAATTATTGAAGATCGATTAGAAGAGTTGTCAAAACACTGTGTTAATGGTGATTTGGTAAGATATGATGTTTCTTGTATTAAAGGAAGAGTGTTTTTAAGTGCACTTCATTTTTTAATATCAGATAATATCAAAAAAATACTATGTAAGGTTATACAAACTAAAGTCTCAACGAATTATTTTAAAGAGGTTGATTTATACCTTAAGAAAAATTCTACTGAAAATATATTGCAAGATGTCTTTAATGCAGCGATGGAGTTGAGAGATGATGGGGGGCGAAGTGTTAATCAGATGGCCAGTCAGCTTGAAAGCTTATTTTATTTAATCCTTGTAATGAAGTCAGGTTATCTTGAAGTTGCAAGAGAAAAACAGTTGCAAGCGAGAGAAGCTGCTAAAAATTATTTTGAATGCGACTACTTTGATGATGAATACAGAGATTTAGATGCTATGATGTCTCCGCTTCTTGATAAAGAATATAAACCAGAAACAATATCAAGGTACTATTACGAACTGGATGGGATCGAGTCAGGTTTTACTAGTGACGGAGCTGAACAAGATGTTTGCATGTTAGCGTACAATGTTTTTAAGACATCAAGTTCTTTCCCTTTTATCGATAGTTCTTCTTCGTTTGATTGTATGAAGCTACTACAGCAGGAGTTTGCAGATGCCAGAACACGAGCGGATTCTCCCGCTTATGTGTTGATAATAAATGATGATTTGCATGTGAGTGCTTCGAAGAAATTGGCTGCGTTTTTTGTAGATGTTGCCTTCGTGAATAAAACAAAAAATGATACTGCTCTTAGGATTATGTCAATTAATGATTTCAAAATGTTAGAGTTTAAATTGAAGGTTTTTACAGGAGGCGATGGCAGTGCAAGATAGTTATTTTTGGGAAGATGATGTGTTGCGTACGGTAAAGGCGGCCATAGTCGCAAAACGCCCTTTATTAATTCGTGGAGAACCAGGGATTGGAAAAAGTTCGTTAGCCCGTGCTGCAGCATTAAAATTCAATCGCTATTACATTTCGACCGTTGTAACAAGCAAAACTGAAGCCAATGATCTGTTGTGGTATTATGATGGTGTGCAGCGATTAAGCGACGCTCAAATCCAATGTGCTTTCGAGTTAGTAGAGGATGGTTCTCATACTTTATTATCTCGAAAAAATGATATGTTAGCATCAAAAAACTATGTTACTCCTGGCGTGTTGTGGTGGGCATATCAACCATTTGATGCTTTAACACGTATTGAGAAATGTTCATCGGCGTGTCTTCCTTCATCAGCTACTTTGAATGAACTAAGAATACTGGATAGACAAAACAGTAAGAAAGGTTGGGTGGTCTTAATTGATGAAATTGATAAGGCAGATTCAGATGTGCCTGATTCATTGTTGGAAGCGTTTTCTGAAAATCAATTCACTGTTCCGTATCTTAATGAGCCTGTGTGTCTCGATAGCTCTATCGAACAGCCTCTTGTAATAGTAACAACCAACGAAGAGCGTCAGTTATCTGCTGCATTTTTGCGTAGATGCTTCGTCTTAGAGATGAAGCTGCCTGACGGAGATGCTGGGATTCAGTGGCTTTTAGATCGTGCGACTGTCTATAATAATTTCGGGCTATCAAATGATGAACTATATCGCGTGGCATCTATCATAATAGAGGATCGCCAAATATATAGAGCGAATCATCGCCCTGGTCTTAGTGAGTTTTTAGATTTAGCCCAACTTTTAGCAGCCTATAAAGAGGAGATTGGGGGAATTAATATATTGCAAGATAGCTCGATGGTTAAGGAGATGTTTTCATTTGCAATTCATAAAGATGTAAGCTGATAGAATGAATTTAAAAAGCTTTAAAAAACGTCGTGGAATGGTGAGTCGTGCCGATTTGTTTTTACTGCTTCAAATGTTTCCGAAAGAGAATTTTACTCACATAGCGGAGATGTTGGGATATTATAAAAGGTTAAGGAGGAACAAAAGGGATTTTACAAATCCTACCTTAGCATTCAGTCGTCAGAGAATAATTGAACATAAAGTTGAGGAAACTTTCGAGGATGAGCGCGGGTTAACTGAAAGTAAATTGAAAGCGTTTTATTGGTATCCTGTACTGCGTGAAAGAGTTGATGAACCTTCTAGTTCTCCCCTAATGATTGAAGAGTTAGGGGATGGACATTTCCCTCAGTTAAAAAAGATCCCCCCCCCACCTTTTGTTCCAATTCAATCTTGGTCTGCGGTTTGGCCAAAATTAAGAAATTTTTTGTCCCAAAAAGTTTCTTCACATGATCTTGAAGAAAAACGGGTGATTGAACTGATTGCCACTGCTAAAGCTTTAAGTAGTATTCCAAGGAAAAAACGCAAAAAATGGGCTAGGCAACTAACTATTATCGTAGATTATTCTAAACGAAATTTTCCTTTTTGGAGTGACTATAATTTGGTCATTGCCAACTTAACTCGGTTGTTGGGAAAAGATCGTGTGAAAGTCTTTTATTCTCGAACAGATGATTTAACATTGCTGACTAATGATTCCGATCAGATAAATATATTTGAATGTTTGTCTGAAAAAGATGTTCTATTAATTCTTTCTGATTTAGGCGCTTATGGGGAAGACGCTGAGCGCATACTTTGGCAGCATTATTCGGATTTGTTTCATCAAAAACGTGTTAAACCGACAGTGTTAACTCCCGTGCCGAAAAGAGCTTGGAATGTGCATTTAGCAAAAACGATGCATGTGATAGAGTTTTCTGATTCATCTTCTAATATATTAAATCAAAATGAGCCGAAGCTTGTAGAACAGTTGTTGAGTTTATGTTCTCTCGCAGTAAGAGTTGAACCACAATTATTACGGGCATTACGACAGTTGATTCCTAACTCGGATATAGGGATTGAAGGAGTTTGCTGGAATCATATTGATATGGATACAGCTTGCTTGGCTTGCTCGCTATCTTTGTCAGCTCGAAAAAAATATCAAAATTTATTAATAGAATCTGACTTCCCTCTCTCACTAGTTTTTAAAGCAAAAGAAATTATTAAGTTATACCACGGCTGGTTACCTCCGGAAATTCAGCTGGAAGAGGAAGTAACTCAAGTTGGGATACTTAACATGCGTGGGGAAATGGTGGATTGTCATTATGAATTAGCTCTTTCGAAAAATGCAAAACATTATCTTGGGTGGATGAAATTTCAAAGAGAAAAGGTGAAACAAAATAAGTCGGTCCAAGAATGGGCAAAACGAATGGGATTTCGTCAGCATAAGTCAGTGTTAGGAGTTAGTGGGGCAAATATATTAGTTCAATATCTTGCAGAGGTTTTTCAAGAGAGTTCCGTTACAAGTGATTTCCCTGAAGTTATTTCTGAGAATGATTTAGCTTTTGCTAAAAATAGACAAGAAGCGCTAGTTAGAACATTACAGATAAAGCAAGTTGGAGGGAGCTTGCTTTTGGAAGCTGAAAACATACAGAGTGGAGAAGGGCAGAATCCTGTACTTATAGAAATAGAAGTTCAAGAACGCTTGGAAATAAAGAAAGGAGAAAACAACACTGAAAGATTGCTTGTACAAGATGCTATCGAAGTAGATCTTCCTCGTAATGGAAGCATCTCCTTACGTAGTTCAAAAGAAGTCATAGAATTGTCAGCGATGCAAAAACCTGATTGGGCCGAGTCAATTTATCAATTATTAGATGGGTTATATGCTACTCTTCCCCTTAACGACTCTAAGATAAAATGGATAATGAATTCTTTTAAAGAAGTTGAAAAATATAATCCCCTATTAGGGAAGAGCGATAAGCAGTTGGCAATTGTTGAGAGGGGAGACTGGGTAAACATAAGCCAACTTGAACGGCTTAAGGGAATTCAGGACTTAAACATGTCGTGGGCTATTGACAGTGGAATAGATCAGTATGGACTTTTTGCAGATATGGAACTTTTGGGAGTTGTTCAACGAATGCGTTGGATTAATTCTGGTGAGTTTCTGATGGGATCTTCGTTAGATGAATTAGGTAGAACTGAATTTGAAGATCAGTTTTACGTGATATTGACCAACGGGTTTTGGATGGCTGACACTACTTGTACGAATGCTCTGTGGACTGCTGTAATGGAAGAAAAGGCGGTAATAAGTGATTCAAATCGAATGTTACCTGTGACAGGCGTTTCATGGGAAGAATGTCGTATTTTTTTAAGTAGGCTTAGCCACCTAATAGGTGATTATGGCTTTGTCTTGCCGTCTGAAGCACAGTGGGAATATGCATGTAGAGCAGGCGTTGATACGGCTTATTCATTTGGAAATCACATTGATGATACGCAGGCAAATTTTTATGAGGAGGAGTTGACTGGTGACAGAAGGCAAGGTGGAAGTGGGGTAAAGGCTGTAAAAGAATTTCCCTGTAATCAATGGGGATTATTTCAAATGCATGGAAATGTTTGGGAATGGTGTGCTGATTGGTATGCTCCGTACCCTAAAGAAAAATCTGTTGACTACACTGGATCAGTAAAGGGGGGCGAGCATGTTTTAAGAGGAGGAAGCTACTTTTCAACGGCTTCAGGTATTCGATCGGCGAGCCGAGGACGTTTGGATCTAGACGTGAAATTTGGGAGTCAGGGGTTTAGGTTTGCGATTGTTTAGAACGATTGTAGCTAAGAGTTTTGAATGACTATAGTATATAAGTTTATTGACAATGGAGAGGGACCTACATCTTTTCCTCCGAACTGGGCTGTAGCTTGGGGAGAAGATAATTTTGGGTTATGGGCGACTTGCGTTGTGAGTGATGACGTGTGCTTAATGCGTTGGATTAGGCCAGGTTTGCTTGTATCGGAACAAAAAAATGAATTGGTATGCGAAGAGGGGTTTTGGCTTTTAGATGCAAGAATTGGGGCACAAACTTGGGCAAAAAGAAAGAGGGAGAAAGCTAGAGTTGGTGTGGGGGTTTCTAGAGCTGATTGTCTTAACTGGTTGAAGAAATATAATCTCAACAATCGTTATGACAAATTATTGTTACCAACGGCCGAGCAATGGAAATATGCCTGCTGGAATCAAAGGGAAGGGTATCCTGCCGGTTTTGTAAAAAAAATTAATAGAAAAGAAGCCATATGCAATCAGTTCGGTTTGCATGATGTTTTTTCTTCTGGATGGGAATGGTGTGTGTCACCGTATGGTTCAAGAGATTCTTTAGATATTGATCGTATTGGGAGAATTAAGAATAGCAATAAGTGGGGTGAGGGAACTGAGCCAAAGGATAGAGCTTTTTTCCGTTTTTGTATGATTGAAAGTGATAGGTCATCAGGAACCGCGAAATACTTTTATCAAAATCTGGCTCAGATAAATGCTGGCGAAAAGCAGGATGATTTAGAATGGAGTCATATACATAAAGCTGCTGTTGCTGGGGACTTAGCTTACTTTACAACGTTAATAAAAACTAATGCTGACATTGATTGCACTGATTTTGTAGGGAGAACCCCATTACACCTTGCCTGTTGGAGTGGGCATAATAGTTTATTAAGTATGCTGCTAAGCCATGGTGCAGATTTGACTGCTGTAACAAAAAACGGTTGGAGCTCTCTGCACTATGCTACTGAGAAAGGACATTTGGACGTAGTAATGAGCTTACTTAATGCTGGGGCGCAAGTTGACTTGTCGGATACTGACGGCTGGACTCCACTACATTTAGCTGTCGTTAATAACAAGTTAGAAGTGTTAAGTGTGTTGATTCAATTTGGAGCAGATGTGAATTCAGCAATTAAAAATGGGCTAAGCCCACTTCATCTTGCTGTACAAGCGAATATCCCTTCTGCAATTTTAATATTGCTGGATGCTGGGGCAAATAGTGACGTAAGTGCCCTCGGGGTTACACCAGCTGAACTTGCATCACGCATGGACTATACTGCTATTAAACGTTTGTTTTTTACTTCTGAAAAAGGGGCATATGACGAGAAGGATTTATGTCGTGCTTCTTCTTTAGGAGATACGTTTAATGTAAAAAAAATGATCGATTTTGGTATTGATTTAGAATGTAAACATATGGATAGCTTTACCCCCCTTCATCTCGCTGTTCATAATAAACGATTGGGTGTTTTGATTGCGTTACTTGAGGCTGGGGCTGAGGTTGATGCAAAGGATTTCAACAAATCTACTCCACTCCATCATGCTGTTTATGATGGATGGAAAGAGGGGGTTCGAGTGCTGTGTGAATTTAATGCGGATAGTGATGTTGTAGATGCTGATTTTGATACACCGGTATCACTCGCTGAACGAAAAGGATATGTTGATATTTTAAAGAGTTTAACGGGGTAGCTGACCGCAAAAAGAACAATTCTTGGTAACTAAGCATGGAACTGTTGAAAATTTTCTTTTTTCTTTGTTGGGAACTAGTGTTTGTTGGTTCAGTAATAACTTTTGTTATTATATCTTTCCATCTCAACTGCTGAGCATAACTTGAGTTTTTCAGAAATCATAACTCCAAAAGTTCAGACCAGGTTATTTATTTTTCGTAGGGGGCGTTGGGTGATGGGGATTATTCTGGCTAGTTAAAGTTGTAATTTAATTACGGGCACATCGTCTCGTTGATCAGGTTTAATAGTTGTATATAGAACGCACCGGCTCTGGGCGGCTTAGGACGTTTGAATTCTCAGACTATGTTTTTTTGTCATAAAATCTATCTACTACGTTTCTCAGCTGGCGCTTCAAGTTAGTCAATGGTTTTTCTCTGTAAGTTTTCTCATTTCTTTTATGTCAGATGTTTTTATTCCACCATGTTTCGATTTTTACTTGTAGATGTCATAGAATCGAGGCCATGTTCCCGGTAGAGATCGACAACCTTTCTTCTGGCTTCAATTCTATTGAGAATTCTGATGAATTGGTGTTGAGTAAATCGAGGTTTTCGCATTGAACTAGCCGTATGATAAACAGATGCGTTATCGAAAATCTCTGTTTTGTTAATTCGGTTATTGCAAAGAGTTTTGTCCGTATCGAAAGATTTTAGGGAAGGCGTTGATATTTTATTACTGAGCGTGAAAAAAACTGGACGGGAATATGAAAAGGAGGTTGTGTTTGTAACCTCCTTTTTTGCTGCCGAGATGTTAGATTTTTTTTTGAAAAGATTAGAATTTCAGAGTGTTGCCTTGATGAAGATGGGTGAATTTAATA
The sequence above is a segment of the Halodesulfovibrio marinisediminis DSM 17456 genome. Coding sequences within it:
- a CDS encoding formylglycine-generating enzyme family protein, which translates into the protein MNLKSFKKRRGMVSRADLFLLLQMFPKENFTHIAEMLGYYKRLRRNKRDFTNPTLAFSRQRIIEHKVEETFEDERGLTESKLKAFYWYPVLRERVDEPSSSPLMIEELGDGHFPQLKKIPPPPFVPIQSWSAVWPKLRNFLSQKVSSHDLEEKRVIELIATAKALSSIPRKKRKKWARQLTIIVDYSKRNFPFWSDYNLVIANLTRLLGKDRVKVFYSRTDDLTLLTNDSDQINIFECLSEKDVLLILSDLGAYGEDAERILWQHYSDLFHQKRVKPTVLTPVPKRAWNVHLAKTMHVIEFSDSSSNILNQNEPKLVEQLLSLCSLAVRVEPQLLRALRQLIPNSDIGIEGVCWNHIDMDTACLACSLSLSARKKYQNLLIESDFPLSLVFKAKEIIKLYHGWLPPEIQLEEEVTQVGILNMRGEMVDCHYELALSKNAKHYLGWMKFQREKVKQNKSVQEWAKRMGFRQHKSVLGVSGANILVQYLAEVFQESSVTSDFPEVISENDLAFAKNRQEALVRTLQIKQVGGSLLLEAENIQSGEGQNPVLIEIEVQERLEIKKGENNTERLLVQDAIEVDLPRNGSISLRSSKEVIELSAMQKPDWAESIYQLLDGLYATLPLNDSKIKWIMNSFKEVEKYNPLLGKSDKQLAIVERGDWVNISQLERLKGIQDLNMSWAIDSGIDQYGLFADMELLGVVQRMRWINSGEFLMGSSLDELGRTEFEDQFYVILTNGFWMADTTCTNALWTAVMEEKAVISDSNRMLPVTGVSWEECRIFLSRLSHLIGDYGFVLPSEAQWEYACRAGVDTAYSFGNHIDDTQANFYEEELTGDRRQGGSGVKAVKEFPCNQWGLFQMHGNVWEWCADWYAPYPKEKSVDYTGSVKGGEHVLRGGSYFSTASGIRSASRGRLDLDVKFGSQGFRFAIV
- a CDS encoding ankyrin repeat domain-containing protein translates to MTIVYKFIDNGEGPTSFPPNWAVAWGEDNFGLWATCVVSDDVCLMRWIRPGLLVSEQKNELVCEEGFWLLDARIGAQTWAKRKREKARVGVGVSRADCLNWLKKYNLNNRYDKLLLPTAEQWKYACWNQREGYPAGFVKKINRKEAICNQFGLHDVFSSGWEWCVSPYGSRDSLDIDRIGRIKNSNKWGEGTEPKDRAFFRFCMIESDRSSGTAKYFYQNLAQINAGEKQDDLEWSHIHKAAVAGDLAYFTTLIKTNADIDCTDFVGRTPLHLACWSGHNSLLSMLLSHGADLTAVTKNGWSSLHYATEKGHLDVVMSLLNAGAQVDLSDTDGWTPLHLAVVNNKLEVLSVLIQFGADVNSAIKNGLSPLHLAVQANIPSAILILLDAGANSDVSALGVTPAELASRMDYTAIKRLFFTSEKGAYDEKDLCRASSLGDTFNVKKMIDFGIDLECKHMDSFTPLHLAVHNKRLGVLIALLEAGAEVDAKDFNKSTPLHHAVYDGWKEGVRVLCEFNADSDVVDADFDTPVSLAERKGYVDILKSLTG
- a CDS encoding AAA family ATPase; its protein translation is MQDSYFWEDDVLRTVKAAIVAKRPLLIRGEPGIGKSSLARAAALKFNRYYISTVVTSKTEANDLLWYYDGVQRLSDAQIQCAFELVEDGSHTLLSRKNDMLASKNYVTPGVLWWAYQPFDALTRIEKCSSACLPSSATLNELRILDRQNSKKGWVVLIDEIDKADSDVPDSLLEAFSENQFTVPYLNEPVCLDSSIEQPLVIVTTNEERQLSAAFLRRCFVLEMKLPDGDAGIQWLLDRATVYNNFGLSNDELYRVASIIIEDRQIYRANHRPGLSEFLDLAQLLAAYKEEIGGINILQDSSMVKEMFSFAIHKDVS
- a CDS encoding relaxase/mobilization nuclease domain-containing protein, whose amino-acid sequence is MISTRQSSPKPKNDDYARLANYIADASHEGEKCLATWNAGCLADDDYQLGISEVIATQACNERTTKEKTYHLIVSFRPEDESKLSTDDFKDIEKCFAEVLGFEEHQRHCGVHINTANPHMHVAYNMIHPEKKTRHAPYYDYWKRDELCRKLEKEYKITIDPGRKRRQELHKYVVDKKNSILPAVAAARTWEDIHASMASYGLSVSCKEELLIAPFEKNSRGSRIVGHDVHVSLNKQKLEERLGAYQAKKKFYPAQEEFIPSSQDEQRDKNEKAEVMEAYTGQESFDGYLKRHKDIIDSARASALSWQEFQNILQDELNITIKERGRGAVVADLGTRGKSQPHAKLSCLGREYSRARLEADFGKLERLNEGRKSTPKKGYESKPLHRDPERGKLYQEYQLGIKKRKKMFEQQKEQRKQEASEQRLKWKIKIKKYRIDSTLNWKEKRYLVNAIKAEQLRHEELLKKKYANRRAKIKEEIPYGNWNEFLRQKAEAGNMEALAVLQSSKTKEKAAHNERPVDNLLEGMTYTVDNEGNITYKLKNGGVVRDCRKDIYASSDVEAKRFAEELKNRRFTRKHMR